Proteins from a genomic interval of Defluviitalea raffinosedens:
- a CDS encoding MATE family efflux transporter, with translation MTNTVSHGNFAEGSVRKNILSQAIPLTLAQFVQLLYNIVDRIYIGHMPGADAGVALTGLGLCFPIITLISSFVNLVFTGAAPLCSMSRGNRDTKKAGKILTTAYSLLVIISISIAIIIFFVKKPLLYLLGASDVTYGYAVEYLNIYLTGTLFFAIGTGMNIFISLQGYPRIGMFTTIIGAVINLILDPILIFGFNMGVKGAAIATVWSQLCSALWVLFYLSKKDMELKFNPFRFTVHSELLKSILTLGMPGFIMGVTNSAVQSVCNATLSVYGGDTYIAIMTIFNSVREISSLPINGITSGSQPVLSYNYGAKEYVRVKEGIKFTAFVALCYTGIFWISTLLFPTVYLHFFSSDAYIIKIGKMPLMIYFLGYIFMTFQFSAQSTFVALGRAKHAVFFSIFRKIIIVVPLTILLPKIPSVGVLGVFWAEPISNLIGGMASFITMIQTVYKNLIE, from the coding sequence ATGACTAACACTGTAAGTCACGGTAATTTTGCAGAAGGAAGTGTAAGGAAAAACATTCTAAGCCAGGCAATTCCCCTGACTCTTGCTCAGTTTGTTCAGCTACTTTATAACATTGTTGATCGAATATATATAGGTCACATGCCAGGGGCAGATGCAGGTGTTGCCCTTACAGGGCTTGGACTTTGTTTTCCCATCATTACACTTATTTCTTCCTTTGTTAATCTGGTTTTCACCGGAGCTGCTCCATTATGCTCCATGTCCCGTGGGAACAGAGATACCAAAAAGGCAGGCAAAATACTTACAACAGCCTATTCTCTTCTGGTGATCATCAGTATTAGTATTGCAATAATCATTTTCTTTGTAAAGAAACCTTTATTGTATCTATTGGGTGCCAGTGATGTTACTTATGGTTATGCTGTTGAATACTTAAATATTTATTTAACAGGAACCTTGTTCTTTGCAATTGGTACAGGTATGAATATTTTTATTAGCTTACAGGGCTATCCTCGAATTGGAATGTTCACTACAATAATAGGAGCGGTTATCAATTTAATCCTTGATCCTATTTTGATATTTGGTTTTAACATGGGTGTTAAAGGCGCTGCAATTGCAACCGTATGGAGTCAGTTATGTTCTGCCCTATGGGTCCTCTTCTATTTAAGTAAGAAGGATATGGAACTTAAATTCAATCCCTTCCGTTTTACAGTTCATAGTGAACTTTTAAAAAGCATTTTGACTCTAGGTATGCCAGGATTTATCATGGGAGTTACCAATAGTGCAGTGCAGTCGGTATGTAATGCAACCCTTTCAGTATACGGTGGGGATACATATATTGCCATTATGACCATTTTCAATTCAGTTCGTGAGATAAGCAGTCTTCCCATTAACGGAATCACTAGCGGTTCACAGCCGGTATTAAGTTATAATTATGGAGCGAAAGAATATGTACGAGTAAAAGAAGGTATAAAATTTACCGCTTTTGTAGCCCTGTGTTACACAGGAATTTTCTGGATTTCTACTTTATTGTTTCCTACCGTTTATCTACATTTTTTCAGCAGTGACGCATATATCATTAAAATTGGAAAAATGCCTCTAATGATATACTTTTTAGGCTATATATTTATGACTTTTCAATTTTCTGCGCAGTCAACTTTCGTAGCCCTGGGTCGTGCCAAGCATGCTGTGTTCTTTTCAATTTTTAGAAAAATTATTATTGTTGTTCCGCTCACCATCCTACTTCCTAAAATCCCTTCTGTAGGGGTTCTGGGAGTGTTCTGGGCGGAGCCTATATCAAATCTCATAGGTGGTATGGCAAGTTTTATAACGATGATTCAAACAGTATATAAAAATTTAATAGAATAA
- a CDS encoding amino acid ABC transporter permease, whose protein sequence is MIMIIEKYGYMLMQALGKTLLLTLLSLFFAMIIGLIFSLMNVGKNRVFNLIGTAYVDGVRGVPLIVLAYFIYFGVPAGVKMMGVQDFRLSALQAGTIALAMNCGAYMAEIIRAGIESVDKGQMEASRSLGLSYAKSMRLVVLPQAIRTMIPSIINQFIITLKDTSILSVIGFPELTNMGKTISGNTFKSLETWTIVGIMYMVVIVTLSKVAKRIERRINRGR, encoded by the coding sequence ATGATTATGATTATTGAAAAGTACGGTTACATGTTGATGCAGGCACTGGGAAAAACTTTGCTGCTTACTTTGTTGTCATTGTTTTTTGCCATGATCATCGGTCTGATTTTTTCGCTGATGAATGTTGGGAAAAATCGAGTTTTTAATTTAATTGGTACGGCATATGTTGACGGAGTTCGAGGGGTTCCTTTGATTGTTTTGGCTTACTTTATTTACTTTGGTGTACCAGCTGGGGTTAAAATGATGGGTGTGCAGGATTTCAGACTGTCAGCCCTTCAGGCAGGTACTATTGCCCTGGCTATGAACTGTGGTGCTTATATGGCTGAGATTATTCGTGCAGGTATTGAGAGTGTGGACAAAGGACAGATGGAGGCTAGTAGAAGCCTTGGCTTAAGTTATGCAAAAAGTATGCGCCTGGTAGTGCTGCCACAAGCCATTCGTACAATGATTCCCTCTATTATCAATCAGTTTATTATTACATTAAAAGATACCTCCATTCTTTCTGTCATTGGATTCCCTGAATTAACCAATATGGGTAAAACCATCAGCGGCAATACCTTTAAGAGTTTAGAAACCTGGACAATTGTTGGTATTATGTATATGGTTGTTATTGTTACACTCAGTAAGGTTGCCAAGAGGATTGAAAGGAGGATTAACCGTGGCAGATAG
- a CDS encoding transporter substrate-binding domain-containing protein, which yields MSLLRKIIVLSMVLALSAASVACSKSNPTSSDSSSALLNTATSDSSEEVTEIRVAHTQTYVPYDYVNDQGESDGFEVQVLKAVDELLPQYKFTFVPTSDDDLLIGVESGKYQVGVKGAWFTEERAKKYIYPKNYIAASIIGLTFRAEDSDKIKDMESFARFSGKLVPIAPQNAQWNIVEEYNKTHPDNQVNLVASENFNISDAYTWVLEGRYDAYFDIKLSYENNVLADNAPYKDLANKLAYVPYKAIPTYPLFNKNVQDLADAYDKAIEQLTKEGKIAELSQKYFNEDIFQYISE from the coding sequence ATGAGTTTGTTACGTAAAATAATCGTCCTTTCAATGGTTCTGGCACTATCTGCAGCATCAGTTGCCTGCTCAAAATCTAATCCCACATCTTCTGACTCATCGTCTGCTCTATTAAATACAGCAACTTCGGATTCATCTGAAGAAGTTACAGAAATACGGGTCGCTCATACTCAAACTTATGTACCCTATGATTATGTAAATGATCAAGGTGAATCCGACGGTTTTGAGGTTCAGGTATTAAAAGCAGTTGATGAACTACTCCCCCAATATAAATTTACTTTTGTACCAACCTCAGATGACGATTTGCTCATTGGTGTCGAATCAGGGAAATACCAGGTGGGTGTAAAAGGTGCATGGTTCACCGAAGAACGTGCAAAGAAATATATTTATCCCAAAAACTATATTGCTGCAAGTATCATAGGCCTTACCTTCAGGGCTGAGGATTCTGACAAGATTAAGGATATGGAGTCTTTTGCCAGATTCAGCGGAAAACTTGTTCCGATTGCACCACAAAATGCTCAATGGAATATCGTGGAAGAATACAATAAAACCCATCCTGATAATCAAGTAAATCTGGTAGCATCAGAAAACTTCAATATTTCCGATGCCTACACATGGGTTCTTGAAGGCAGATATGATGCATATTTTGACATCAAATTGAGTTATGAAAATAATGTTCTGGCGGATAACGCTCCATATAAAGATCTTGCCAACAAACTTGCCTATGTACCATACAAGGCTATTCCAACATATCCTTTGTTCAACAAAAACGTTCAGGATTTAGCCGATGCCTATGATAAGGCCATCGAACAGCTCACAAAGGAAGGAAAAATCGCTGAATTATCTCAGAAGTACTTTAACGAAGACATCTTCCAATATATTTCCGAATGA
- a CDS encoding transporter substrate-binding domain-containing protein, whose product MKKILTFILSTVLLSSVVLTGCVFQINNSKDQSSSTPSEATQESSQDTSSSNSDKVWIIATDTVFKPFEYTNENNEFVGIDVDLLAAIAEDQGFKYELQSLGWDAAVAAVQAGQADGLIAGATIKKERIESGWIFSDGYFNATQTFVVAEGSDIKSFEDLKGKNVAVKNGTAGADFANSLKDQYGFTVTVFEDSPTMYQDVILGNSAACVEDTPIMAASIKEGGLPLMIPEGMESEGAPYGFAIMDAKNQELLDMFNAGLANIKANGKYDEIINKYLK is encoded by the coding sequence ATGAAGAAAATTTTGACTTTCATTTTATCGACAGTTTTACTCAGTAGTGTGGTACTAACAGGATGTGTTTTTCAAATTAACAACTCAAAGGATCAATCATCTTCTACTCCGTCAGAAGCAACACAGGAGTCTAGTCAAGATACCAGCAGTTCAAATAGCGATAAAGTATGGATTATCGCAACAGACACCGTATTCAAACCTTTTGAATACACCAATGAAAACAATGAATTTGTAGGAATTGACGTGGATTTATTAGCAGCTATTGCAGAAGATCAAGGATTTAAGTATGAATTGCAAAGCCTTGGATGGGATGCAGCAGTTGCAGCAGTTCAGGCAGGACAGGCAGACGGTCTTATTGCAGGAGCAACCATTAAGAAGGAACGTATTGAATCTGGATGGATTTTCTCTGATGGATATTTCAATGCGACTCAGACATTTGTTGTGGCTGAAGGCAGCGACATTAAGAGCTTTGAAGACCTTAAAGGAAAGAACGTTGCAGTTAAAAATGGTACAGCTGGTGCTGATTTTGCAAACAGTTTAAAAGATCAATACGGATTTACAGTAACTGTTTTTGAAGATTCACCTACTATGTATCAGGATGTAATTCTTGGAAACAGTGCAGCCTGTGTAGAAGATACTCCAATTATGGCGGCATCTATAAAAGAAGGTGGTTTACCACTTATGATTCCTGAAGGAATGGAAAGTGAAGGGGCTCCTTATGGTTTCGCTATTATGGATGCAAAAAATCAAGAATTACTGGATATGTTTAATGCCGGACTTGCAAACATTAAAGCAAACGGAAAATACGATGAGATCATTAATAAGTATTTAAAATAG
- a CDS encoding amino acid ABC transporter permease, translating to MRPFKPLFILEVFFDLLPFLPVTLLILAGSVFFSSLLGLILARAKIAGRKISRLLSNTYIAVMRCTPPIVLLFIVYYGLPELLFSTIGVDINSIEKGIFVLVTFSLLFGATMSEIMRSAYESIDKGQREAAVSIGLSPFQAFYRIVLPQAVAVALPNFSNLLINLMKDGSLAFTIGLIDIMGKGSLIISENFGSYALETYIALALIYWGLTLMIERSFNMLEKSLSKGKKSIAG from the coding sequence ATGAGACCTTTTAAACCCTTGTTTATTTTGGAAGTTTTTTTCGATTTGCTTCCTTTCTTACCGGTGACGCTTTTGATCCTTGCAGGTTCTGTTTTCTTTAGCTCTTTGCTGGGATTAATCCTGGCAAGAGCCAAAATAGCCGGGCGAAAAATCTCAAGACTTCTTTCTAATACCTACATTGCCGTGATGCGATGTACTCCACCCATCGTATTATTGTTTATTGTTTACTATGGATTACCTGAGCTGCTGTTCTCCACCATAGGAGTGGATATCAATTCCATTGAAAAAGGTATATTTGTTCTTGTAACTTTTTCGCTGCTTTTTGGTGCAACTATGTCTGAAATCATGCGTTCAGCCTATGAATCCATTGATAAAGGCCAAAGGGAAGCTGCAGTCAGCATCGGCTTAAGTCCCTTTCAGGCTTTTTACAGGATCGTATTGCCCCAGGCCGTTGCCGTAGCTTTGCCCAATTTCAGCAATCTATTAATCAACCTTATGAAAGATGGCTCTCTGGCTTTTACGATCGGATTGATTGATATAATGGGAAAAGGATCATTAATCATTTCAGAAAACTTTGGTTCCTACGCTCTGGAAACATATATTGCCCTGGCATTGATATACTGGGGACTTACCTTGATGATTGAAAGGTCCTTTAATATGCTGGAGAAATCTCTTTCTAAAGGTAAAAAGAGTATCGCTGGATAG
- a CDS encoding amino acid ABC transporter permease: protein MELNIEYLIDTFFLALTGVPATLSITAVALLVSAPIAFFMAISKIYNIKIIKQVVTGYVSFIRGTPIVLQILIIYSLLPSLFNAIVKNMGWNINIFDMNPIIYAYIVFSLNTCAGLSEIFRSALLTVNKGQLEAALSIGMSPVQAYIRIIIPQALVSAIPNVCNLTINLIKGTSLAFMMTVKEVTAIAKIEASYGYNYIESYLDILFIYIILCSIIQLLFALVEKHFVSYRAFSGSAAKAI from the coding sequence ATGGAATTAAATATCGAATATCTGATTGATACCTTTTTTCTGGCCCTCACTGGTGTTCCTGCAACTTTAAGTATTACTGCTGTAGCTCTTCTCGTGTCAGCTCCAATTGCATTTTTCATGGCTATTTCTAAAATTTACAATATAAAAATTATAAAGCAAGTAGTAACCGGATATGTTTCTTTTATCCGAGGTACACCAATCGTTTTGCAGATTCTGATCATTTACAGCTTACTACCAAGTCTGTTTAATGCAATCGTTAAAAATATGGGATGGAATATCAACATTTTTGACATGAATCCAATCATATATGCATATATAGTGTTTTCATTAAACACCTGTGCCGGTCTTTCTGAAATATTCCGTTCAGCACTTCTGACTGTAAACAAAGGTCAATTGGAAGCCGCTCTTTCTATCGGTATGTCTCCTGTACAGGCTTATATCAGGATCATAATACCACAGGCTCTGGTTTCGGCTATACCCAATGTCTGTAACCTTACAATCAATTTGATCAAAGGTACTTCCCTGGCATTCATGATGACCGTAAAAGAAGTGACAGCCATCGCAAAAATTGAGGCTTCCTACGGATATAACTATATTGAGTCTTATCTTGATATTCTGTTCATTTATATTATCTTATGTTCCATCATCCAGCTTCTTTTTGCATTGGTTGAAAAACACTTTGTTTCCTATCGAGCCTTTTCAGGATCCGCAGCTAAAGCCATTTAA
- a CDS encoding PTS transporter subunit IIABC, with the protein MKDKAFSVLQRVGRSFMLPVAVLPVAGLLLGLGASLTNVTTLETYNLIGFMGPGTVIYNIMTILSQCGSIIFDNLPLIFAVGVAIGMAKREKEVAALAAMIAFFVMHAAVSGMIVIYGGAEAFMSGATASVLGMTSLQMGVFGGIIVGLGIAALHNRYYKIELPAAFAFFQGTRFVPIIGTIVYTFVGILMFYIWQPVQIGINQLGGLVATTGVVGTFFFGLIKRLLIPFGLHHVFYMPFWQTAIGGTMEIAGNVVEGAQNIFFAQLADPATTHFSTLATRFFSGEFILYIFGFPGAAYAMYRCARPEKRKEVYGLLLSASLTSIMTGITEPIEFSFLFVAPILFGISAVFAGLAYAIAHALNIAVGLTFSGGFIDLFLFGILQGNAKTSWLRIIPVGIIYFIVYYFVFSFLIKKFNLKTPGREEDHVETKLYNRADYESKKSAEKVNQTDNKDELSAVITEGLGGKDNISDVDACATRLRVTVFDSNKVKENVLKSTGASGIVKKGNGVQVIYGPRVTVIKSNLDDYLAGNSSSKPVQNKVPDETRAVEEINHKRDHTGQTVICSPVTGKVVELKDVGDGVFSESMMGQGFAVEPSDGKVVAPFDCKVVTVFNTKHAIGLVSGNVELLIHIGIDTVKLKGEGFDVKVEAGDILKKGDLIASFDKKFITEAGYSVITPVIITNTDHFKNINLIHKGNVQAGDQVLVVE; encoded by the coding sequence ATGAAAGATAAAGCATTTAGCGTATTGCAAAGGGTAGGACGTTCATTCATGCTACCAGTAGCTGTTTTGCCGGTAGCTGGATTATTGCTTGGCTTAGGTGCATCCCTGACGAACGTTACGACATTGGAGACCTATAATTTAATCGGTTTTATGGGACCTGGAACGGTTATATATAATATTATGACGATCTTAAGTCAATGCGGCAGTATTATCTTTGACAACTTGCCCCTGATTTTTGCTGTAGGGGTAGCGATTGGAATGGCTAAAAGGGAAAAAGAAGTAGCTGCATTGGCTGCTATGATTGCTTTCTTTGTAATGCATGCTGCGGTAAGCGGTATGATTGTTATATATGGGGGGGCGGAAGCTTTTATGAGTGGTGCAACGGCTTCTGTTTTAGGAATGACTTCTTTACAGATGGGGGTTTTTGGAGGAATTATCGTTGGACTTGGTATTGCAGCCTTGCATAACAGATACTATAAGATTGAATTGCCTGCGGCTTTTGCTTTCTTCCAGGGAACCAGATTTGTACCCATCATAGGTACGATTGTTTACACTTTTGTAGGTATATTAATGTTTTACATCTGGCAGCCAGTGCAAATAGGCATTAATCAATTAGGCGGTCTTGTAGCAACTACAGGTGTCGTAGGAACGTTTTTCTTTGGATTGATTAAAAGACTTCTTATCCCTTTTGGTTTGCACCATGTTTTTTATATGCCATTTTGGCAAACTGCCATTGGAGGTACGATGGAGATTGCAGGAAATGTAGTTGAAGGCGCTCAAAACATTTTTTTCGCCCAATTGGCCGATCCTGCGACGACACATTTTTCAACTTTGGCTACCAGATTTTTCAGTGGGGAGTTTATTCTTTATATATTCGGCTTTCCTGGTGCTGCTTACGCCATGTATCGCTGCGCACGACCTGAAAAAAGGAAAGAAGTTTATGGTTTATTGCTTTCAGCATCCTTAACGTCAATAATGACTGGTATCACAGAGCCTATAGAATTTTCGTTTTTATTCGTAGCTCCAATATTGTTTGGGATTAGTGCTGTTTTTGCAGGACTGGCTTATGCGATTGCCCATGCTCTTAATATTGCTGTGGGTTTAACTTTTTCCGGTGGATTTATAGATTTGTTCCTGTTTGGTATTTTGCAGGGAAATGCGAAGACTTCGTGGCTTAGGATCATTCCGGTAGGGATTATCTATTTTATAGTTTATTATTTTGTATTTAGCTTTTTAATTAAAAAGTTCAATTTAAAAACACCTGGCAGAGAAGAGGATCACGTTGAAACCAAACTATATAACAGGGCCGACTATGAAAGCAAAAAAAGCGCAGAGAAAGTTAATCAGACTGACAACAAGGATGAATTATCTGCTGTTATTACAGAAGGACTTGGCGGAAAGGACAATATCAGCGATGTGGATGCATGTGCCACAAGATTAAGAGTAACAGTATTTGACAGCAATAAAGTAAAAGAAAATGTCTTAAAATCTACAGGTGCTTCAGGAATTGTTAAAAAAGGAAATGGTGTTCAGGTCATCTATGGACCCAGAGTAACCGTGATCAAGTCAAATCTTGATGACTATCTGGCTGGTAACAGCTCATCCAAACCTGTTCAGAATAAAGTTCCTGATGAAACCAGAGCTGTAGAAGAAATCAATCATAAAAGAGATCATACAGGGCAGACAGTTATTTGTTCGCCTGTAACTGGCAAGGTAGTGGAATTAAAAGATGTTGGTGATGGAGTCTTCTCAGAAAGCATGATGGGACAAGGATTTGCTGTTGAGCCATCGGATGGAAAGGTTGTAGCACCCTTTGATTGTAAAGTTGTAACTGTTTTCAACACAAAACATGCCATAGGATTGGTCAGTGGTAATGTGGAATTGCTTATTCATATAGGAATTGATACAGTCAAGTTAAAAGGCGAAGGGTTCGATGTGAAAGTCGAAGCAGGTGATATCCTTAAGAAGGGTGATTTGATCGCTTCATTTGATAAAAAATTTATTACCGAAGCAGGATATTCAGTGATCACTCCAGTAATTATTACAAATACCGATCATTTTAAAAACATAAATTTAATCCATAAGGGAAATGTGCAAGCTGGAGACCAGGTATTGGTGGTCGAATAA
- a CDS encoding AAA family ATPase, translating to MKKIITISREFGAGGGEIGRKVAQALNYDHYDKELILKAAKESQVDVESLLKWDERVPRDFGFAQSLFDFYNRPLSEKLFDAQQRVIKAIAEKGNCVIVGRNANAILKEYDHALHVFVHADFYWRLNRMKAKMPDATEHKISEQIRAIDKMRRKYCTYYTNTEFGVADYYDISFNTSKLGIDACVEIICNLAKQ from the coding sequence ATGAAAAAGATTATTACAATTAGCCGTGAGTTTGGAGCCGGTGGAGGAGAAATTGGCCGTAAGGTAGCACAGGCTCTAAATTATGATCATTATGACAAAGAGTTGATTTTAAAAGCTGCAAAAGAATCCCAGGTGGATGTAGAAAGTTTGCTAAAATGGGATGAGAGGGTTCCCAGAGACTTTGGATTTGCCCAGAGCCTTTTTGATTTTTATAACAGACCGCTCAGCGAAAAGCTTTTTGATGCTCAACAACGGGTTATTAAAGCCATAGCTGAAAAGGGCAATTGTGTTATTGTTGGGCGGAATGCCAATGCTATTTTAAAAGAATATGATCACGCCCTTCATGTATTTGTACATGCTGATTTTTATTGGCGTCTTAACCGCATGAAAGCTAAAATGCCTGATGCAACGGAGCACAAGATCAGTGAGCAAATCCGTGCCATTGATAAAATGAGAAGAAAATACTGTACTTATTATACCAATACAGAATTTGGCGTAGCCGATTATTATGATATCAGCTTTAATACCTCTAAATTAGGAATCGATGCATGTGTTGAGATTATCTGTAATTTAGCAAAGCAGTAA
- a CDS encoding amino acid ABC transporter ATP-binding protein, which translates to MADRKIKIHVENLKKNFGKLEVLKDISIDIYEGEVVVLLGPSGSGKSTFLRCLNRLEVATAGTIIVDGKDITDKHTDINKVRENIGMVFQHFNLFPHKTVLENIMLAPVELKIMTKAEAKDKGMQLLRRVGLDSKADAYPSQLSGGQKQRIAIARSLAMNPDIMLFDEPTSALDPEMVGEVLAVMKELAAEGMTMVVVTHEIGFAKEVADRIVFMDGGYIVEQGPPQEILVNPKEPRTIDFLNKVL; encoded by the coding sequence GTGGCAGATAGAAAAATTAAAATACATGTTGAAAATCTGAAGAAAAATTTTGGAAAATTGGAAGTTTTAAAAGACATCAGCATTGATATTTATGAAGGTGAAGTGGTTGTTTTATTAGGCCCTTCCGGAAGCGGAAAATCTACTTTCCTTCGCTGCCTTAATCGTCTGGAGGTTGCTACGGCTGGTACCATCATTGTTGATGGAAAGGATATTACAGACAAGCATACAGATATTAATAAAGTGCGCGAAAACATCGGCATGGTGTTCCAGCACTTCAATCTTTTCCCTCATAAAACTGTCTTGGAGAATATCATGCTTGCGCCGGTAGAGTTAAAAATTATGACTAAGGCAGAGGCTAAAGACAAAGGTATGCAGTTATTAAGACGTGTTGGACTGGATTCAAAAGCAGATGCATATCCATCTCAACTTTCAGGGGGACAGAAGCAGCGTATAGCGATTGCAAGATCTCTGGCTATGAATCCTGATATCATGCTTTTTGATGAACCTACGTCTGCACTGGATCCTGAAATGGTAGGAGAAGTTTTGGCTGTTATGAAAGAGCTGGCAGCAGAGGGGATGACCATGGTTGTGGTAACCCATGAAATAGGCTTTGCAAAAGAAGTTGCAGATCGAATTGTCTTTATGGATGGTGGCTATATTGTAGAACAGGGACCTCCACAAGAAATTCTTGTGAATCCAAAAGAACCCAGAACGATTGATTTCCTAAATAAAGTTTTATAA
- a CDS encoding amino acid ABC transporter ATP-binding protein, translating to MLELINIHKAFKNNAVLKGVNIKVKKGDVVVILGPSGSGKTTLLRCINFLERADKGEIIFDDLHVNINNASSSEISKIRKKTAFVFQNFNLFNNKTALENVTEGLIVARKVPKAEAIEIARKALSKVGLSNRENYYPSMLSGGQQQRVAIARAIAVNPDVILFDEPTSALDPELTGEVLSVMKQLAREGITMVVVTHEMSFARDVANHIVFMDGGIIIEEGPPEEIFLNPREERTKQFLSRILPPVEDYAI from the coding sequence ATGTTAGAATTAATCAATATCCATAAAGCTTTTAAAAATAATGCAGTTCTAAAAGGTGTCAATATCAAGGTTAAAAAAGGGGATGTCGTTGTTATTCTGGGCCCTAGTGGTTCGGGAAAGACCACACTGCTTCGCTGTATCAACTTTCTCGAACGTGCAGATAAAGGAGAAATCATCTTTGATGACTTGCATGTAAACATTAACAACGCGTCCTCCAGTGAAATTTCAAAGATTCGAAAAAAAACAGCGTTCGTGTTTCAAAACTTTAATTTATTCAATAATAAAACCGCCCTTGAAAATGTTACAGAAGGTTTGATTGTAGCGCGGAAAGTTCCCAAAGCCGAAGCTATTGAAATCGCCAGAAAAGCTTTGAGTAAAGTGGGACTTTCAAACCGGGAAAATTATTATCCTTCGATGCTTTCAGGGGGACAGCAGCAACGTGTTGCTATTGCGAGAGCTATTGCCGTCAATCCGGATGTAATACTTTTTGATGAACCCACTTCTGCCCTTGACCCCGAATTGACCGGTGAAGTACTTAGCGTTATGAAACAGTTGGCCCGGGAAGGTATAACCATGGTCGTAGTGACTCACGAAATGTCCTTTGCCAGGGATGTTGCAAATCATATCGTGTTCATGGACGGCGGGATTATTATTGAAGAAGGTCCGCCTGAAGAGATTTTCTTAAATCCCCGCGAGGAAAGAACAAAGCAGTTTTTGAGCCGAATCCTGCCTCCGGTAGAAGACTACGCCATTTAA
- a CDS encoding GNAT family N-acetyltransferase, with product MLRLRPYRKEDAKHIVTWCKEERDFYKWTAGLLGAFPITAERMNDAVSERIENETFFPFVAVDEDGPAGFFILRQPGDKTDELRFGFIILNPDKRGKGYGKQMLQLGMKYALEIYGAQKLSLGVFENNPQAYYCYTSVGFKENKKDEPKVYHILDETWKCIEMVYEKPVIKGIHHVSLKCTTEEFEAAKTFYRKVLNLKIVRTWNEGIMFDTDNGLVEIFCNGPGIKDQGAIRHFSLAVSDVDAIADSVQKAGYDVFIPPKDIILPSEPKLYARIAFCTGPLGEQIELFQEKEA from the coding sequence ATGTTAAGACTAAGGCCATACAGGAAAGAGGACGCCAAACACATAGTGACCTGGTGCAAAGAGGAAAGAGATTTTTATAAATGGACTGCTGGACTGCTTGGTGCATTTCCAATAACGGCGGAACGCATGAACGATGCTGTTTCTGAGAGAATTGAAAATGAGACATTTTTTCCGTTCGTGGCAGTTGATGAAGATGGACCAGCAGGATTTTTTATATTAAGGCAGCCTGGAGACAAAACAGATGAATTAAGATTTGGTTTTATAATCTTGAATCCAGATAAAAGAGGAAAAGGTTATGGAAAGCAAATGCTTCAGCTGGGAATGAAATATGCTCTTGAAATATATGGAGCCCAAAAACTCTCATTAGGTGTATTTGAAAATAATCCTCAAGCATATTATTGTTACACATCCGTGGGATTTAAGGAAAATAAAAAGGATGAGCCCAAAGTATACCATATATTGGACGAAACGTGGAAATGCATTGAGATGGTGTATGAAAAACCTGTGATTAAAGGAATACATCATGTGTCACTTAAATGCACTACTGAAGAATTTGAGGCTGCAAAGACATTTTATAGAAAGGTATTAAATCTGAAAATTGTGAGAACCTGGAATGAAGGTATTATGTTTGATACAGACAATGGCTTAGTAGAAATTTTCTGTAATGGCCCAGGGATAAAGGACCAGGGAGCAATCAGACATTTTTCACTTGCTGTGTCAGATGTTGATGCCATAGCAGATTCTGTGCAAAAAGCCGGATATGATGTTTTTATACCACCGAAAGATATTATTTTACCATCAGAACCTAAGCTGTATGCCCGAATTGCATTTTGCACCGGACCTTTGGGAGAGCAAATAGAACTTTTTCAGGAAAAAGAAGCGTAA